From Candidatus Omnitrophota bacterium, a single genomic window includes:
- a CDS encoding Trm112 family protein → MIDKELLDILACPFCKGDVELKENKIVCVKCNRKYPVKDGIPVMLIDEAEK, encoded by the coding sequence ATGATCGATAAGGAACTTTTGGATATACTGGCCTGCCCGTTTTGTAAAGGCGATGTCGAACTTAAGGAAAACAAGATCGTCTGTGTCAAATGCAACAGGAAATACCCGGTAAAGGACGGCATCCCGGTGATGCTGATCGACGAAGCGGAGAAATAA
- the aroQ gene encoding type II 3-dehydroquinate dehydratase — MKKILVIHGPNLDLLGTREPAVYGKVTLKQINESLKKAGLRKKAKLTIVQSNHEGKIVDLIGKAKSGSFGGILINPAAYTHTSIAIRDALAACGVTAVEVHLSNIYCREEFRQKSLVSPVVKGTIMGFGAKSYLLGLEALLDLIS; from the coding sequence ATGAAGAAAATACTCGTAATACACGGCCCGAACCTTGACTTGTTGGGAACCCGCGAGCCGGCTGTTTACGGCAAGGTTACCCTGAAGCAGATAAACGAAAGCCTTAAAAAGGCGGGCCTGCGCAAGAAAGCTAAGCTTACCATAGTCCAGTCAAATCATGAAGGCAAGATCGTTGATCTGATCGGCAAGGCGAAGTCCGGATCCTTCGGCGGTATACTGATCAATCCGGCCGCTTATACCCATACCAGCATCGCTATCCGCGACGCCTTGGCTGCCTGCGGCGTCACGGCTGTGGAAGTGCACCTTTCCAATATATATTGCCGCGAGGAATTCCGGCAAAAATCCCTGGTCAGCCCCGTCGTTAAAGGGACGATTATGGGTTTTGGCGCGAAAAGCTATTTGTTGGGGCTGGAAGCGCTTCTGGACTTGATCTCATAG
- the accB gene encoding acetyl-CoA carboxylase biotin carboxyl carrier protein, translated as MNVKEIKEMLNLMSENSLVELEIEKDGMRIRLKKAAAANDNYSGPIVIERQNISQAEPANAAPAPNDKASTKALEIKAPMVGTFYRAPSPEAPPYCEVGQVIEPGQVVCIIEAMKLMNEIKSEVRGKLVEVLVDNAEPVEYGQSMFIIEPV; from the coding sequence ATGAACGTAAAAGAGATCAAGGAAATGCTGAATCTTATGAGCGAGAACAGCCTGGTGGAGCTGGAGATCGAAAAGGACGGCATGCGCATCCGGTTGAAGAAAGCCGCTGCCGCCAACGATAACTACAGCGGCCCGATAGTCATCGAGCGCCAGAATATCAGCCAGGCGGAGCCGGCTAATGCCGCCCCTGCGCCGAACGACAAGGCTTCCACAAAGGCCTTGGAGATCAAGGCGCCTATGGTCGGGACGTTCTATCGTGCGCCTTCGCCGGAGGCGCCGCCTTACTGCGAGGTGGGCCAGGTGATCGAGCCGGGCCAGGTGGTCTGCATCATCGAAGCGATGAAGCTGATGAACGAAATAAAATCCGAGGTTAGGGGTAAACTTGTGGAAGTCCTGGTTGACAACGCCGAGCCTGTGGAATACGGCCAGTCAATGTTCATAATCGAGCCTGTCTAA
- a CDS encoding Xaa-Pro peptidase family protein, translating to MNPKITNIYRSLAKDNIDGLLLSSDANCSYLCGYPSRDSYLLVSSRKNVYFTDSRYTAEARKHLTGCAVEPVSGSVFRKIAEACRGLKVKCLGFEERHLPYAEYRQIRKELPDPIGLAPTWGLVEELRQIKTAEEIARIRKACAITMEAFEFIREYIRPGVKEIEVAAELERFIRYRGAGSAAFDIIVASGPNSSFPHHITSQRRIKDNEPVFLDMGVDYQGYKSDLTRVILLGKMNTLVGNIYRIVLEAQKRAISGIRPGAPISRIDSLARDHIEKKGYGGYFGHGLGHGLGLEIHEAPHIGGKQIKKLQAGMVFTVEPAIYIPGKFGIRIEDMVLVTRKGSEVISGSLNK from the coding sequence ATGAACCCTAAGATAACCAATATTTACCGCAGCCTGGCTAAGGACAATATTGACGGTTTGCTTTTGTCTTCTGACGCTAATTGTTCATACCTCTGCGGATACCCCAGCAGGGATTCTTACCTTTTGGTATCTTCGCGAAAAAACGTTTATTTTACGGATTCGCGTTATACTGCCGAAGCCAGGAAGCACCTTACGGGCTGCGCGGTTGAACCGGTAAGCGGGTCTGTTTTCAGGAAGATAGCTGAAGCTTGCCGGGGTCTCAAGGTTAAATGCCTGGGTTTTGAGGAAAGGCATCTTCCGTACGCCGAATACCGGCAGATCCGCAAAGAATTGCCTGATCCCATAGGCCTGGCGCCTACCTGGGGTTTGGTCGAGGAATTAAGGCAGATAAAGACAGCGGAAGAGATCGCCAGGATCAGAAAAGCCTGCGCCATAACTATGGAGGCCTTTGAATTCATCCGGGAATACATACGGCCCGGGGTCAAAGAAATCGAGGTGGCTGCCGAGCTGGAGCGGTTTATCCGTTATCGGGGCGCCGGGAGCGCGGCTTTTGACATAATCGTGGCCAGCGGCCCGAATTCCAGCTTTCCGCACCATATCACTTCGCAGCGCAGGATCAAGGATAATGAACCGGTATTCCTGGATATGGGGGTTGATTACCAGGGGTATAAATCAGACTTGACAAGGGTAATCTTGTTGGGTAAAATGAATACTCTTGTGGGCAATATATATAGAATAGTCCTGGAAGCCCAGAAACGGGCGATCTCCGGGATAAGGCCGGGCGCGCCCATAAGCAGGATCGACAGCCTGGCCAGGGATCATATAGAGAAAAAAGGATACGGCGGGTATTTCGGGCACGGGCTGGGCCATGGTCTGGGCCTGGAGATCCATGAAGCCCCGCATATCGGCGGAAAACAGATAAAAAAGCTTCAGGCTGGTATGGTATTTACCGTGGAACCGGCGATCTACATCCCGGGGAAGTTCGGTATCAGGATTGAAGACATGGTTTTAGTGACCAGGAAAGGAAGCGAGGTTATCAGTGGCTCTCTCAATAAATGA
- the efp gene encoding elongation factor P — protein sequence MVIDFQHVKPGKGAAFVRTKMRNLRNNNVLEQTFRGDEKIEEAYIEERKLQFQYSSGDMYHFMDQENYEEVGIEEDKLGDQVKFLKDNLEVKAYYYKESVLYVNLPNFIEFKITHTEPGIKGDTAKSGTKPAAIDTGANVQVPLFIDAGDVIKVDTRTGSYVERVNQ from the coding sequence ATGGTCATAGATTTCCAACACGTCAAGCCCGGCAAGGGCGCGGCGTTCGTGCGCACCAAGATGCGTAATCTGCGCAATAACAACGTCCTGGAACAGACATTCCGCGGCGATGAAAAGATCGAAGAGGCGTATATCGAAGAAAGAAAACTGCAGTTCCAGTATTCTTCCGGGGATATGTATCATTTTATGGACCAGGAGAATTACGAGGAAGTAGGCATTGAGGAGGATAAGCTGGGGGATCAGGTCAAGTTCCTAAAGGATAACCTGGAGGTAAAAGCTTATTATTACAAGGAATCCGTCTTATACGTAAATCTTCCGAATTTCATAGAGTTCAAGATCACCCATACAGAGCCGGGTATTAAGGGCGATACCGCTAAAAGCGGGACAAAGCCCGCTGCTATAGATACCGGGGCGAATGTCCAGGTGCCGCTTTTTATCGATGCCGGGGATGTGATCAAAGTGGATACGCGCACCGGTTCATATGTGGAACGGGTAAACCAGTAA